Part of the Rhinoderma darwinii isolate aRhiDar2 chromosome 2, aRhiDar2.hap1, whole genome shotgun sequence genome, TCCGCTCCTCCTCACACCTCCCAGTATACGCTCTGTACAATATCCCGTCTCTCCGCTCCTCCTCACACCTCTCAGTATACGGTCTGTACAATATCCCGTCTCTCCGCTCCTCCTCACACCTCCCAGTAAACGGTCTGTACAATATCCCGTCTCTCCGCTCCTCCTCACACCTCCCAGTATACGGTCTGTACAATATCCCGTCTCTCCGCTCCTCCTCACACCTCCCAGTATACGCTCTGTACAATATCCCGTCTCTCCGCTCCTCCTCACACCTCCCAGTATACGCTCTGTAAAATATCCCGTCTCTCCGCTCCTCCTCACACCTCCCAGTATACGCTCTGTACAATATCCCGTCTCTCCGCTCCTCCTCACACCTCTCAGTATACGCTCTGTACAATATCCCGTCTCTCCGCTCCTCCTCACACCTCTCAGTATACGCTCTGTACAATATCCCGTCTCTCCGCTCCTCCTCACACCTCCCAGTATACGCTCTGTACAATATCCCGTCTCTCCGCTCCTCCTCACACCTCTCAGTATACGGTCTGTACAATATCCCGTCTCTCCGCTCCTCCTCACACCTCCCAGTAAACGGTCTGTACAATATCCCGTCTCTCCGCTCCTCCTCACACCTCCCAGTATACGGTCTGTACAATATCCCGTCTCTCCGCTCCTCCTCACACCTCCCAGTATACGCTCTGTACAATATCCCGTCTCTCCGCTCCTCCTCACACCTCCCAGTATACGCTCTGTACAATATCCCGTCTCTCCGCTCCttttttttggggctgttttaaaATCCTGGAAACTCCTTTAAAATATAAATGATCTGCAGGTCACTACAGGGGCGGCCGTCCGTGTACGGTCATCAACCCAGACAAGTCTCCCCACTGTCCGCCAACCAAGAATGCGGGTCGGACAGGTTGAGTTATTTATCCTTCTGATCATATCTTTAACCTTGGAGATAAGCGGCATCAAGTGTGTCTGGCAGCTTCTGATCTCCCTATATAGAAATAACACAATCACTCAGCCCAGCAGACATGTTAAATCCGGGAAGGCAGATGTCTTATGTGTGACCTAGGCAAATGACCGAGTGACCCCTTTTAGCCAATCAAATACGCCAACAGGACTCGCGTGGCTGCCATGTGCACCCGCACCGACACCAAAAAGTACAGCGCCACCTctggccagagtggatatgacagAGCGTCTTCTATATTCTTCTAATCACTCCGCTTCCCTTCTATATCCCCAGGTCAGTCCTTCAAGATCCCTGGACACCGACCCACCAACTTTGAGAAGAAGATTTTGGTCTGGGGAGGACGATTCAAGAACGAGTCTGATATTCCTGAACTTGTGTCGTGAGTAATATAATCTGTGGTGGAGGATGGGAGTTGTGGTACTACACACGGTAATACTGTCTCTTTAAAAGTGTTTTCCACTCTGGGCAGCCCCCATTCCATATGGCTGTTAGGAATGTGGTCATTGTTGGGGGGCCGTTGTAGTGCAGAGGGGTTATCAAACCTGGACATTCCCTTCTAAAGTGCTGGAAGTCGCCTCTGTAATGGGTTTAAAGGGGTCATCCAGTATTCTGTTAATAAAGCTTTAACGAAAAATCAGTCCTGAGCTATTTCTGCTCCCACAGCtgggggtttgttacaatgtatcagcgcagtTAAGATCCTGGCGTCCAGGACAGGGGAGAGTTGTGTTCTGCTGCTATTTGGAtcactgatacattgttacaaacCCACAGCTGTGTGGGCAGGGCAAGTAATTTTAATTTCTAGACCCGTTGTCCATGTACAATGCAGCGCTGTCATAGACTGGAGCGGACAGATAAAATGTGGCCCCCCGGTCCCCTCCTGCCAGTATAAGTGACGTCTGAATTCTCTTCCAGCTACGAGACGGTGGATTCAGCGAAGAGCAAAGTGCGGGTGAAGTTCTCGGTGCTGATGATGCTACTGACCGTCGTGGGCTGCGTCGTGATGGTCGTATCTGGGAAGCAGGTGAGCGCCGGGCACAGCTGGAATCACGGCAGTTTATGGAGAGCCCCTGGATACTGACGAGCCGATTACCGGTTCCGTATGGCATCATGGGTATATAAATGTAGTCCCCATCTGACTGATATACATTGTAATATTCTCCGTGCGCTCCGCAGGGGAGGGCCGTTTAGTAACTTCCTGTTGGATCGATTGGTCATGTCTGTGTATTATCTACATCCAGAGCAGACATGAGCAATCAATCCTATAGAAGGTGCATGTAAACGAACAATTACCCCCTGCAGGGGCAGGACTGGGGAGGCCAAACATAGACTATTTAGAACCTTTGTATTTTCACTGATCGTTCCAGACGTTGATTAATGCGCAACGTTTACATGCAGATGTTTCAGGAAggtgttttgtcccatgtgctCTGTTTCACCGAGTCCCCTTTACATTTGTGCACCCCACCCTGAGATATGCCGGTGAAATCTAGGTGGTCTGAACAAGGGGATAAATCCTGTGGCTTTTGGTCACTACTATACAGATTACATAGAATTAATCTACCAttagtgagtgcggctctggagtataatacaggatgtaacgcaggatcagtacaggataagtaatgtatgtacacagtgactccagcagcagaatagtgagtgcagctctggagtataatacaggctgtaactcaggatcagtacaggataagtaatgtaatgtatgtacacagtgactccaccagcagaatagtgagtgcagctctggagtataatacaggatgtaactcaggatcagtacaggataagtaatgtaatgtatgtacacactgactccaccagcagaatagtgagtgccgctctggagtataatacaggatgtaactcaggatcagtacaggataagtaatgtaatgtatgtacacagtgactccaccagcagaatagtgagtgcagctctggagtataatacaggatgtaactcaggatcagtacaggataagtaatgtatgtacacagtgactccaccagcagaatagtgagtgcagctccggagtataatacaggatgtaactcaggatcagtacaggataagtaatgtatgtacacagtgactccaccagcagaatagtgagtgcagctctggagtataatacaggatgtaactcaggaacagtacaggataagtaatgtaatgtatgtacacagtgactccaccagcagaacagtgagtgcagctctggagtataatacaggatgtaactcaggatcagtacaggataagttatgtaatgtatgtacacagtgactccaccagcagaatagtgagtgcagctctggagtataatacaggatgtaactcaggatcagtacaggataagtaatgtaatgtatgtacatagtgactccaccagcagaatagtgagtgcagctctggagtataatacaggatgtaactccggatcagtacaggataagtaatgtaatgtatgtacacagtgactccaccagcagaatagtgagtacagctctggagtataatacaggatataactcagggtcagtacaggataagtaatgtaatgtatgtacacagtgactccaccagcagaatagtgagtgcagctctggagtataatacaggatgtaactctgggtcagtacaggatacgcAGCCATTTACTGCAGCATTGTGTTTTCACACTTCTGGTAGTTACGGGAGATAAGGGAGGTGACTGGGTATCTGTATTTATGATGTTGGCTCTGTCACAATGTTGGCTTTGTAATACTGCACACAGATGTAGTAGATTATATTCTATATTAATCCTCGTGGGAAATGCTCAGGAGTCTGGACAGATTTATCTCCGCATTGTCCTATATTGGGAATTCTTACAAATTGTGACCTGTTATGATTGTAGCAGAACCCAGTTGGGACCCCCCACCTCTAGGTGATCTAACAGAGGGGGTGTCTACAGAGCCCCTTTATCTTAGGTGAGCACGGGACTGTGGCGCCTGGATCCTGCTCTCCACCCTCCTGGCACTGTGCCCTGCTGTGCCGCCCTGTGTTCTCGGTTGGCAGGAGTCACTGGACGGTCAAGGTCGATGGCTTGTGTATAATTAGTTGAGGTTTTGGCTCCCGTCTGCGTCCAGGAAGCGGCTGCTGCATCGGGAGACtcattcactgcagatttcaggggTAGTAAGTGACTCTGGGATTTCAGTCGCGTGGAATCCTCCGTATCAGAAATGCTGCAGGTTTGGCGTGGAAATGAAAGATGTCTATAGGCATTACAGCGGAGCTAGAAGGGTTCCCTGACTATAAGCTGAACACAGGGGGGcccactgctgggaccaccaATGATCAGCTGTCATCCATGAGGGATCCGGGCTACAAGTGTTTAATTCCtctgcagcgcccccacagggaaaattaagtattacaccgtTCCCATTTTAATCAATTAAATGCTTCAGAATCCAATGACCATATTAGACCCCCTGAGATTCCACTCCTGATGTGGGGGGTGTAATTGGTTAGGGTGGATCCATTTACCCCACGTCAGGAGACAAGTGCACCCCGCAGGATGACATCCATCATATAGGGGGAACTTGTTGTGGCATTTCTATATTAAAGGGCACTTCCCTACAATAAAACAAATACAAGAATGTTCCTTTAATCGTACGTCAACGGGATTATCGAACGATCACAGAAATAATTAGAGGAGTTTCCTCTGCAGATTATCaggtgccggattaaaggaatttgacAGTATAAACCCCTAAATCACCGTCCTATTCTGATTCTACTCCCAAAGTGCCAGTCAGGGGCTGGAATAGATCCCGTCCCTCCGAAACTTCACGCCATTCTGCAGAACCGTGAGAGATCACGTGACGCAACGCTCAACTGCCTTatgagtcgggggggggggggtggtttctcCCTTTTTCTGGCCGCTGAATGGGCCCTTTGGGGGCCATTTAGTGGGTGTAGACGTGTACGCTGGCTCATCTATCGTAGTCTGTAGCACAGTTTGCCGCAGTATTTTGGAGGGGGAGGGGCCTTTTTGCTGCATCACCACCGATCCTCGTGAACGCTTcagaccccccctcccccccagagcTTCTTGTGTAATTCTTGGTTTTCATATCTTCTCCGTGACGTCTTGACTGTCGCTTTTCCTCCTTCACAGGCCGCCAGGCAGCAGGAATCTCTGGCCAAGCAAAACCTTGACAAGAAGGCTCGTCTGAAGACCGATCCTGAGAAAtagcagcagcacagagtattatgAGGACGCCCGGGACGGCTCCCTCCACTAATGTGTAGAGTATAGCTGTAGTGACGCACTCCCCACAGGACCACAATCTCATCAGTTTTAGGTATTTAGCATGTGCGGGGGATGGTAGGGGGTCCTCCAAGTGGAGGCTCCGGCATCGCACAAGTGTGACCAGAAGGCTCCGGCTTTCTATTGAAGCACAACCCAAAAAATCCAGCCTGAGAGCAGCTCCTGCCGACCCATCCCGTAGTATgaggtccaggaagctgagatctgGGCTGCTGTATGGAGGCTCCTCACCCGAGAGCTGATTAACGGGTCCGTCAAGGGGTGAAATTGTGTCTTTTGTTCTAAAACATTGAATACCGGGAAAAGCTTAACCCTTCAGTGTCAGGACCCTGCGTACACCAGCCCAGACCTCCGCTTCATGGACCTTTATAGCAATGACGTGGGGGATGGGAGGGGAATATTGATgttttttgggtggggggggcTGCTATGAGGTCATTTGCTGGACTTGAGGTTTATTCTAGTGTTACTTTGGTCTCTGGTATCATTTCACTGGTCGCTTGTAAGAGAATCGTTATCATCTGTGATAAATAAACGAACCGTTCACCACGCGAGGGCGCGATCATTTGTGGCGCTGGGGGATGGGGGTCCTGACCGGACGCACCTTCTATAATATTCACGGTAAGAGAACATAAGACTGACAATGAGGGACGACCTCTGTGTGTCCTTGTGAAttgtttaaagggattgtccagaatTCTGTCAGAAGTGGAGAGTTCCTTTATAAGGCGTGTCCGGGTCTCAGAGTGAAGGCGCGCACCGTCAACtccatttgttttattttctgccTTAAATAGATCCTACAATTCTTAAAAAGGTATTCCCATCTTCAGCATTCATGGTGTAAACCCCCATAGCAGGGAATGGAGAGGGGGCCGCGTTGCACCCCCCAAATACTTCAAGGGAAAGGGCAGTGTTCAAGCGCAGCCTCCACTAAATACTTCTATGGGGAAGAAATTGGTGTGAATTGGGGGTCATAGGTCTACTGTTCTTCCATAAAGTAAGGCTATGCTCACACAGCCTTTTTtcaggccaaaaacggccgaaaaatcggaagcagaacgcgtccaaacatctgcccattgatttcaatgggaaaaacggcgttctgttccgatgggcttatcgcgagtggcttaaaaaacttctgaaaatcagctgatttcctttgaaaacagctacgtattttcagacgtttttttgctaagcgtgtgaacaaagcctgagGGTCTCAGATGGTACCCACACCTTTCAGATATATATGATATATCTATGCCATAAATGGCTaacatgggaatacccctttaatagagTAGTCAGtttcatttttctgatacaaagttcCAGATCCACTGCGTAGTTAAGaggctgtccccacattataagtgccctgtctcctacatcatgtgatcggtgctgtaatgtaggtgacagtggcttttattttgaaaaacaatcattttgtttagcaagttatgaacaattttaggtttatgctaattactttctaaatagacaactgggagttgtacagacgagtgtatgaggctgaccaatcagtgaccaatcagcgtcatgcacttctcattgttccagcccagtgtgattgtgcagttaaAGAAGCAGAATGGCGCCATTACCGAACAGTGACCGCATATCCACGGACGTAatccgtgtctgaagaaggtcaAATGTATAGACTgaaacgttaaacctatttttggatactacttttctctatatgtgaaataaaatatcacttctTGCATCAGACCGTGGagcgctgagttcccattttgcaggcagcagaatgttctcATGTGACTCCATATGTATATATCTGTGCAgggtatttggagctctgtatcagaataaCCGCTATAAGGTTATATTGAGAAATGAGGGGGCGTGCTCGCAGATATCGGCTCCTGGGTTATATTATCTGTCTGCCCCTCACATAAGACCTGTCCCTGGAACACGTGAACTATGGAGGACAGTTCAGTATTAGGTCACAATTCTCGGATTCTGAGCTGACGtctcctgcttgttcagtgtctgcagcgCTTGTTGTGGAGGATTCTCACTAATGACCTTTCTGGCATAAACGTCTGACCGTGCGGGCAGTTTTCAAGGTATTATTTTACTATTTGGGGGGGCTTCTCCGATTGATAAAATATcccttaaggccctattcacatggtCTGTATTTGACACGCGCTTTGGCGCATTTCACGtaccaaaatatgcctgaaaaaacgcttTACTAAActtcctattgaaatgaatggggaagGGCAGTTCGCACATACAACGCATCCTGTACGCGagcgctttaaaaaaaaaaaaaaaaaaagcggcaggTCAATTTTTTGGCGCGTAGGATGCGTCGCTAACACCAAACCTTCCCACAGTCAATGGAAGTTCTAATTATGTGCCAAAAAAACAAGCAGAAAGCGTgcacaaaatgtaaacaaaaaaaacacgcaggaaaacatgtcaaaaacgCCTAGTTTATAACGCGTTTTACGAAAACGCTAGCGTATTTGATACGtttatgcaggttttttttctgagCGCCGAGTGAACAAGCCCTGTAGTGAGCCGCGTGCTGCGCCCTGTCAGCGAGGGGGATGAAGGTTTATGCGGTCGCGGTCTTGAGATGACGGTCAGTCACATTATAGCGCCCTCTCCTGgggatggtggccatattggcttTCCCGTCTCCCACCGCTGACCCTCCGCCCCGTGGAATAAACACAAGAGGCACAAGATGGAAGTGATTTTTATTCACTGGTGATTGCAGAGGATTCCTGGTTTTGGGGGTTTCTGTGCTTTTGTTTCACTCAGTAAAAGGTTTTTatctttaaattaaaaaaaataataatttcttcttCCAAAGTTCCCGGTTTATGAGAATGGAAAGAAATCACGTCTGAGACCCTCAGGAGATGAGCGCAAAATAAAAGTCCTAATACCACCTGTTGAGGGGCgacttaaccctttcactgctgaGAACAATGGCGGACTGGTGGCAGCCACGGACGACGATCACTCCACCGCTACCAATGAGCAGCTCAGaccttgttcacatcagcgttgcccttcggttgacgggttccgttggaggaacccttccgtttgtcaccattccgtcagattcccgttttttgacggaatcaatagtgcagtcgactgcgctattgattccgtaaaaaaaaacgggaaCCTGACGGAACGCCTCAATggaaaaccaacgctgatgtgaacaggcccttatcgtCACAATCTTAAGGGGTGTGATTATTTTTGCAACCACATTTTTATAATTGCTCCAATGTATATAAAATACAGAAAGAAGAAACTGCAAAGTCTTAATAAAATATCTTCTCCTGGTTTatgtctacagcttctatctggagctgtttccatggttacagactacaaaccctgtgtgtagtctgatgccGCCATCATGTGTTACCCCACTCACTGCCTGctcttctactgtctgtaggGTCTTAAGAAGAGAAGGGAGATGGACTGCAGTAACACTGAGGCAGACTGGGAAATACTGAcaaatgtgaacgaggcctaacaggGCTTCTCATTCCAATCCGCTGTCGTGTCAGTTTACAGAACTGCACTGGTTTACTCAGGGCTTTAAGCAGCAATGGTGGAGAATCCCTTGAAATAACATGGACATATCGCGAAGAAGCTTCATTGTGACCTCGGCAGGCAAAGGGTTAAAGCCCCTCTCAGGAGACACGTATGTACCGAACATTACAGCTTTATAAGCAGAACTTTGGGTCCAACTGAAAATCTGTcccaattattaaaaaaaaaattaaataacagATCAGTCCCCCCAAAGAAAGGACGAGCGTCCAGTCCAAAGAGTTTGAAAGTGAAGTGAAGGTTCTGAGGATTGCTGCCCCGCTCCCCCCGGAGTGCAGCGTTCTGGGCTCAGCGGCTTCTCCCGCTCCTTGTGATGCGCTTGGCCTTTAAAGTTTGGCtcctgataaaaaaaaagttactcaagTTTTAACAGGTAAAAATGTAAGTAAGACGGAAGGATGAAGAGCGGCGTCTCCAGCAAAGTCTGTGGCACAAAAAGAAATGTTCCTAATAAATAAGAGCTGACGTTTCCTTGGCCAGGGGTGAGATCTGACGAGGGCGTTATTGCTTGAGAGGGGTCCGTCTTCTGGTCTGGTTCGCTCATAGTTCTCGTAGCCAAAGGGAGTAAGGAGGGGGCAGAGGAGACAACGAAGACGGGACAACACCGGCAAATTTTAGGATTGCTTGTCATGTAATCTGCTGCCTCATTCAGGATTATGTCCAGATAACATATAGAAATAATCTACATAAACAGCGGAGACACCATATAAATACATCACGTTACTTATCctagactccagagctgcactcacgattctgctggtggagttactgtgtacattacattacttatcctgtactgatccggagttatatcctgtattatactccagagctgcactcactattctgctggtggagtcactgtgtacatacatgacattacttatcctgagttacatcctgtattatactccagagctgcactcactattctgctggtggagtcactctgtacatacattacattacttatcctgtactgatccggagttatatcctgtattatactccagagctgcactcactattctgctggtggagtcactgtgtacatacattacttatcctatactgatcctgagttacatcctgtattattctccagagctgcagtcactattctgctggtggagtcactgtgtacatacattacattacttctcctgtactgatcctgagttacatcctgtattatactccagagctgcactcactattctgctaggcaATATTGAAAACAGTTAGCAAGCTTGTGATCAGACAAACCTTAGCTGGACTCCTATAATGCAGGGGTTCATTTGTTTTGACTACATCAGATGTCTGTACAGTTCAGTGTGTAGAGCTGACACTATCCAGAATATAAATCATCCAAACaaactgtgcagacactgaacaagcagggaatgctaGGAGATTCCAGCTCTGAAGCAGAAttatcagtgcagctctggagtataatacaggatgtaactcaggatcagtacaggataagtaatgtaatgtatgtacacagtgactccaccagcagaatagtgagtgcagctctggagtataatacaggatgtaactcaggatcagtacaggataagtaatgtaatgtatgtacacagtgactccaccagcagaatagtgagtgcaactctggagtgtaatacaggatgtaactcaggattagtacaggataagtaatgtaatgtatgtacacagtgactccaccagcagaatagtgagtgcagctctggagtataatactggatgtaactcaggatcagtacaggataaggaatgtaatgtatgtacacagtgactccaccagcagaatagtgagtgcagctctggagtataatacaggatgtaactcaggatcagtacaggataagtaatgtatgtacacagtgactctaccagcagaatagtgagcgcagctctggagtataatacaggatataactcaggatcagtacaggataagtaatgtaatgtatgtacacagtgactccaccagtagaatagtgagtgcaactctggagtgtaatacaggatgtaactcaggatcagtacaggataaggaatgtaatgtatgtacacagtgactccaccagcagaatagtgagtgcagctctggagtataatgcaggatgtaactcaggatcagtacaggataagtaatgtatgtacacagtgactccaccagcagaatagtgagtgcaactctggagtgtaatatgggatataactcaggataagtgatgtatttATATGGTGTCTCCACTGTTTATGTAGATATAGATGTTTCCTCTTGGGACAAAAATGTGACTCCATGAAGCTCAGGGGCATTTGTCTGCAGGCCAGAGCGGCTTCATGGGTGACAGTGATGCTGGTGAGATCAGTTTTATCCTTTAATGTCATTTCAGGACtataaggttgggttcccacagcgcagatttgctgcagattgtgcatgcgttttttttaagccaaaaccaggaacggaacaaaAACAGAAGAAACATATAAAGGGCCTTCTAGGTTTCCTTCCTGGATCACATtccggttttggcttacaaaatgcaggcaaaatctgcactgtgggaacccaaccttaaaTGAGTTCTGTGGTGTGTCTCTGCTGGGAACCCCCAGAATGAGCTGTAATCTGCAGGGGAACCCCACATTGCATGATAGTGGCCTCTTATGGCATATAACAAGGGATCTGGGGCTGTTAAGTGTTACCATATAAGtgcagcagcccccacgattccCAGGTCAGGATAATGGGAGCAGTAGTTATCCTCTGGGTCCAGTGACTGGTCCCATTAAATGGAAACGCCATGAAAAGGATGACACAACACTACCTGGTGCCCCCCAGCCCAGCGAAGCTGCGACGTCCTGCAGGATGGCCTGTCAATGACAGAAGTGCAGCGACACTAATCGCTGCCGGACACGACGGCCTCCCCGGACACGACGGCCTCCCCGGACAGGCACTACATCACTTACATTGTGTGCGCTCCTTGCGGAGTCTTACCAGCGGCCAGAATATATCCTACTGATCCTGCATTACATCACATCTTAatctctgaaaaaaaaattctgctggcttcctgttagctctcaggctGCTGGACTTTACACTGCTGATGAGGATTCCAAATGGCAGCAGccagcagaactgtgaatgcagctatggatgtgactggagtatatgaCACGATGCAGCTGAACCACAAAAGATACATAAAGTATATGCAAAGAAACTCAGCGGATTTAACCCCATCCTTACTGGGCTCTCATGGGGCAGAGCTctggggtgcagtgtatgtgCGCGCGCGCTCTGTGCTTGAATGCATCAGTCTACACAGATATGAAGCATTGGATGGACTGGAGAGAAATGAGCATGGTTTAATTATCGTGGCAAATCCAGAAAATGCACAAGACCCACGAGGACGTGACGAGCGTCCAGTCCGGGAAATGCTCGCCATAGATCTCTGTCTATAGTGTCACCACCCTGTGACCTTTAAAATGGCCTCGGGAACAATAAACAATGTGTACATTAAAATAATGCAATAATTTACACAGCAAAGAAAAAATTGCTGCATCaacgtaaaataaaaatatatatatactctaacCTACAGCGGCTTCTCTTTGTAAACCAGacagatgaaggggggggggagacgaCTTTGCCTGCGAAGACCTCGCTCAGGAACGTCGCGACGTGCGGCAAAAGATTCAGTcccatcacatttttttttcgtgtTCGGAGGTCGGTTGAAAGGGACGGGGAACGTTGTTGttgtttggtttgtttttttttgtaatttttttcatgttttttaatTTAAAGAGTCACTAGAAAAGTCTCCACAAAAGAATTTCAAAGTCGGTCGTGTCTCTGGGGAGAGGGTGAGGACGGCAGCCGTCCACAGTCTTATGGGGTCCGAGGGGAGAGACACAAAAAcgtagcaaaaaataaaaatcaaggcAGCCTGAAGATCATCGCGAGAGCTGAACCGCCTGTGCGGGGGTGAGATGGTCAGTAGTGGACGGCCGATCCCGCTGACGGCTCTTGGTACAGAACTGACGCTCACCAATACTGTACTTCCTGCACCTCCTGTGCCCCGGCCTCTACCTCGTCCCTCTCTGACGTTCAGGAGCCGGGCAGCTTGTACGGGGAGGGCGCATGCCTTGTACCAGCCCTGGCGCCAGTCTCCTGCGGCTCCGGCGTGGTCCTTCTCGGTACGGTCAGGTGTATGCGGTCTGGTCTTTCCTTTAGTCACTGCGTCCTTGTAGTTGAAGCCGGTAGTGAAATGGAGATATGTTAAAGCAATCGGATGGGTGACGCCACTTTGTCATGGCAGAGGGTGGGGGGCTCGAATAC contains:
- the FAM162A gene encoding protein FAM162A → MLGAVFGRSGLRLLAGRSAEMRGSVVPVLQSLVSRRWQCSKPEGEKAKPEGQSFKIPGHRPTNFEKKILVWGGRFKNESDIPELVSYETVDSAKSKVRVKFSVLMMLLTVVGCVVMVVSGKQAARQQESLAKQNLDKKARLKTDPEK